One Plasmodium knowlesi strain H genome assembly, chromosome: 10 genomic window carries:
- a CDS encoding CCR4 domain-containing protein 1, putative, translated as MDNSPKGNFMFFQKNKSNDNQLSHKFEETMYAKGEEKKNGKRGGTDSKGVTPVLKDQGVNIYINTPTSILDKNMNTVKKYDNVTGSLSASSPMGEKSSDHGQNIFVDRGLDMKKMLGMEEKETPGGMSIYTLKNYKVSGHGMSIHRESSKEPPKNTQQFKPKFNKNKKNTTKEEGNMNNMSKDIKIRKSNILELNKLLKENLRIEENLKKKKKGKGNKDDGEDDDDEDYDGGYDQDYYQMWGDNSSRYIPRDNARDKATPGEQHEHVQKDMSSQEEGSLEGKRDNGKEKKERGKRKSKEKNKDNKAKGKNEEREREKDKSISKGKMKEFDLNDQEESDKKKDPLSISNQNNVVNSNMINNVSGNPSNSPSNSMNIMMGSSLNSGPSIILNMDNKNSGKNKKARNKKGEQHQEKKNESPQNRKNEPGQGKKNDSPQNKKNDSPQNKKNEMMQNKKMDSPQNRKNDQGENKKMESPHNRKNDLGNNRKNESGQNKKNHSPHNRKNDSPHNRKNNSPHNRKNKREDFLTGMNANCLLDQGDGKMIKNELLMETGVIGKNKNMDNSINFSPHYSYYYSNNRSDIPTVNTSRRGAFNKVHLDLYCDNSGSYMMDSSDNKSFNYKKEPRNDMFKLGNNNVNSGGGHGSDSGPIGSTGNLGNHGGLSLSGKFHMSKNFFKSQEMGNYHFQDLSSTYDKYKGSFDPTSMSEFLDHESGKRYVHNKTWSSHSEVKNVKDNNVVNVKNTNVIGTNRNNHMNLNLSSKDNRLGISKGSDKRTPSNIIHSSTNNVGKKYTNSKNLQSFNNKLNFSSDGVDLGMSSKMNIFNNAGEVGGSALGGSSGGGNNLSAYHMANHHLGSNHLGSNNVGSNNIGSNNIGNGNMGNSNLVSNNVGSYNLPSNVSSSNLGSSNSVSNVLKDESHLLGSRTYNNMLSSSNMNPLLNGENNNLLSSSYANVTNVLSSSNGMVSSGNKVYNSGGGGEGNLNDNINNVGSLNGTSFQTNKSNSSVNNRINSSKNHMGDILSGQNYVNNVLLYDSGGVMYNGKVGSMNSYARQNLPHFSGQTLENYPNQSVDNYASQSVDHYANPNIDNYANQSVDPYANPNIDNYLNPNIDNYGSPHLDNYGTPVMDSYVNPIMDSYANAALDNYANQSVDNYANQSVDNYANPSVDNYVSPNADNYVNPSGDNYANPNVDSYVNPDVDNYPNQSMDNYGNQSMDNYTNQNVDNYASPHMENYTSPHMDNFVNPLMDSYMNPNMESFANQSLDNYGGQNIGNFASPNVDNFASPPSVDNFASPNGESFPPQNVETFVGPSGESYPHGYLNNLPMNYLNGGMTSALSNNRGTSSINNMNQYSNELTNTSSNMLNSIVGKKNNLLLSGMNNTVSSSKGNFGMNYINDTFKKASNLFLKTVMRRGTRNASGNKIKRNKNKELLESKGGKYEMTSPSKEGNGSGMVPDRGGVNYVLEDPPPGIAKYIHSGEMAERIKENDAASALTTAIATAIATSTSGAGTSVQHMKCLEEHDTIKKKVKKEKRTQVKNIKINIDKINLLENKKKKYLAEIIRCELIWGPTKNKEPITPVESCELHPVVIIKDQYGHLYDDDEDNENNPIGKTVNIFYRWSRGPPRTVCFFHPQKIACLQCTVTFRCFCSYECFMKGFDHVHKYYRSNGLINIPSHPNLHTYGVPCSPFDWENYEKNIEFDEKHYNSLMQSGLLNSPDMEKWEIINNERNYIPCLKDVGHQIMLETMLLDKNTMSSENGTTSSDECEGSSVDEDSSEHGSQAGEEGTVGAVGAVDELHKGDVREGSDCNLSSSDEKNPGKKKSPAECARYADVQTSELDTMNPDQVGSLNEMQYAGNHKEEDPYSGQLADGSGIANGDADTPNQNDAGTNTVFTSKGDSSTEANAKQPLPIDGTLNENNNVSSSPGEEGKELSKEEYTTKSALNHGTNEESEGNEKRMDTFGVNGMDNGGINDTFVRNDEAMCVQNEGEPTSGLIPPIAEAKEEGAELKEKDVAAPANGDSGENVEDRQTNQGARSGIPTSPSESATAEVESKDATEKLTHEGEKNQIEPTQENALQLKKKKKRKKKKIYILDDQVWNNIRDPNIYHKIITGCCIPNVTISPNYNVTCFKNSTVSNVNNQFTIMTWNVLAEIYGTIEAFPHCDPYMLAWSYRKTKIIQEILNNSPDIICLQEIQNEHFLDFFKPSLGELGYEGVYKQKTKEIFTSPSGKRRGGKYTIDGCAIFYNKKKLKFVETYALEFSKLIKEASVFTLPKEVQKNPSLVKRLLKDNVALVILLEYIQQYSKMYDSKEEGVEKPNKNLIIVANTHIVANPEANYVKIWQAQILVKVVEYLRINFIKKYETIPSLIICGDFNSTPSSAVYQLIYKKTCSRSHEDFSSDKYSLLTDLPLGHNLNLKSAYAISKLLSQKLNPEEYSSKMEIFEPLFTNYTGNFIGCLDYIFYNDENLNIISTVNIADENQLMQEAHIYQLSNCALPSPIRPSDHLPLIAKFEFKIY; from the exons ATGGATAACTCCCCAAAGGGGAACTTCATGTTCTttcaaaagaataaaagtaaTGATAATCAACTGAGCcataaatttgaagaaaccATGTATGccaaaggagaggaaaagaaaaatgggaagagggGCGGCACAGATAGCAAAGGTGTAACACCTGTGCTCAAGGACCAAGGAGTTAACATCTACATCAATACTCCAACGAGTATTCTAGATAAGAACATGAACACggtgaaaaaatatgataatGTCACTGGGTCCTTGTCGGCCTCTTCCCCTATGGGTGAAAAAAGTTCCGACCATGGGCAGAACATTTTTGTCGATCGAGGCCTAGACATGAAGAAGATGCTCGGgatggaggagaaggagactCCAGGCGGGATGAGTATTTACACTCTGAAGAACTACAAGGTTAGCGGTCACGGGATGAGTATCCATAGGGAGAGCTCAAAAGAACCCCCTAAAAATACGCAGCAATTTAAGCccaaatttaacaaaaataaaaaaaatacaaccaAGGAGGAGGGCAACATGAACAACATGTCGAAGGACATCAAAATTCGAAAAAGCAACATTCTAGAGTTGAATAAGTTGCTAAAGGAGAATTTGAggatagaagaaaatttaaagaaaaagaaaaaagggaaaggaaataaggaTGATGgagaggatgatgatgacgaagaTTACGACGGGGGGTATGACCAGGACTACTACCAGATGTGGGGCGACAACAGCAGCAGATATATTCCCCGAGATAATGCGCGCGATAAGGCAACTCCAGGGGAACAACATGAACATGTACAGAAGGATATGAGTAGCCAAGAGGAAGGCtctttggaaggtaaaagAGACAacggaaaggagaaaaaggaaagggggaagaggaaaagtaaggagaaaaacaaagacAATAaggcgaaaggaaaaaacgaggaacgcgaaagggaaaaggataaATCTATTTctaagggaaaaatgaaggagttTGACCTCAACGATCAAGAGGAGAGCGACAAGAAGAAGGACCCGCTCTCCATTAGCAACCAGAACAACGTGGTTAATAGCAACATGATCAACAACGTGAGTGGCAATCCGAGTAACAGTCCAAGCAACAGTATGAACATCATGATGGGTAGCAGCTTGAATAGCGGTCCGAGCATCATCCTGAATATGGATAATAAAAAcagcggaaaaaataaaaaggcgAGGAACAAGAAGGGAGAACAACAccaggagaagaaaaacgaatCGCCGCAAAATCGAAAAAACGAACCTGGACAAGGCAAGAAGAACGACTCACcacaaaataagaagaatgaTTCGccacaaaacaagaaaaatgaaatgatgcaaaataagaaaatggATTCCCCGCAAAACAGGAAGAACGATcagggagaaaacaaaaagatgGAGTCTCCCCACAATAGGAAGAATGACCTAGGGAACAACAGAAAGAACGAATCAGGGcagaataagaaaaatcaTTCTCCACACAACAGGAAGAATGATTCTCCACATAACAGGAAGAATAATTCTCCACACaacaggaaaaacaaaagggaagattTTCTCACAGGTATGAATGCAAACTGCCTGCTCGATCAAGGAGATggtaaaatgataaaaaatgagtTACTCATGGAAACTGGTGTAATtgggaagaataaaaatatggacaACTCGATAAATTTTTCCCCACACTACAGTTATTATTACAGCAATAACAGAAGTGACATCCCCACCGTGAACACATCCAGAAGGGGGGCATTCAATAAAGTCCACTTGGATCTCTACTGCGACAATAGTGGGAGCTACATGATGGACTCCAGTGACAACAAAAGTTTCAACTATAAGAAGGAGCCTCGAAATGATATGTTCAAGTTAGGCAATAACAATGTCAACAGTGGTGGTGGCCACGGTAGCGACTCCGGTCCCATTGGTAGTACAGGCAATCTTGGTAATCATGGGGGCCTATCACTGAGCGGCAAATTCCACATGagtaaaaatttcttcaaatcACAAGAAATGGGGAACTATCATTTTCAAGACTTAAGCAGCACATATGATAAGTACAAGGGCTCCTTCGACCCGACGTCCATGTCTGAATTTCTTGACCATGAGAGTGGCAAGAGATATGTCCACAACAAAACATGGAGCAGTCACAGTGAGGTGAAAAATGTCAAGGACAACAACGTTGTGAACGTAAAAAATACCAATGTTATTGGCACCAACAGAAATAATCATATGAACCTGAATCTCAGCAGTAAGGATAATCGTCTCGGCATTTCCAAAGGGAGCGATAAGAGAACGCCTAGTAATATTATACACTCCAGTACCAATAATGTAGGGAAGAAATATACCAATagcaaaaatttgcaaagcTTTAATAATAAGTTGAACTTTTCCAGCGACGGAGTTGATCTGGGCATGAGCTCCAAgatgaatatttttaacaacgCCGGTGAGGTAGGGGGGAGTGCGCTTGGTGGAAGTAGTGGTGGGGGGAATAATCTGTCTGCGTATCATATGGCTAACCACCATTTGGGGAGTAATCACCTCGGTAGTAATAACGTAGGAAGTAATAACATAGGAAGTAATAACATAGGGAATGGTAACATGGGGAATAGTAACCTAGTGAGCAATAACGTAGGTAGCTATAACCTCCCCAGCAACGTAAGTAGCAGCAACTTGGGGAGCAGCAACAGCGTGAGCAACGTATTGAAGGATGAGAGCCACCTATTGGGGAGCAGGACCTACAACAACATGTTGAGCAGCAGCAACATGAATCCTCTGTTGAAcggagaaaataataatttgctAAGCAGCAGTTATGCGAACGTTACCAATGTCCTAAGCAGCAGCAACGGGATGGTTAGCAGTGGGAACAAGGTGTACAACAGTGGGGGTGGTGGTGAGGGTAACCTTAATGACAACATAAATAATGTTGGGAGCTTAAACGGAACGAGCTTCCAGACGAACAAGTCCAACTCTAGCGTCAATAACAGAATAAATAGTAGCAAGAATCATATGGGGGACATACTGAGTGGCCAAAATTACGTGAACAATGTTTTACTATACGACAGTGGAGGTGTTATGTATAATGGAAAAGTTGGAAGCATGAATAGTTATGCAAGGCAGAACTTACCGCACTTTTCCGGGCAGACCTTGGAAAATTACCCAAACCAGAGCGTGGATAACTACGCAAGCCAAAGTGTAGACCATTATGCCAACCCCAACATTGACAACTACGCAAACCAAAGTGTGGATCCATATGCCAATCCCAACATAGACAACTACCTGAACCCTAACATAGACAATTACGGGAGCCCCCATTTGGACAACTATGGTACCCCAGTCATGGACAGTTATGTGAACCCAATTATGGATAGTTACGCGAACGCAGCCCTGGATAACTATGCCAACCAGAGCGTAGATAACTATGCCAACCAGAGCGTAGATAACTATGCCAACCCGAGCGTTGACAACTATGTCAGTCCAAACGCCGACAACTATGTGAACCCCAGCGGAGACAATTATGCTAATCCTAATGTGGACAGTTATGTAAATCCGGACGTGGACAACTACCCAAACCAAAGCATGGATAACTACGGAAACCAGAGCATGGACAATTATACCAATCAGAATGTGGATAACTACGCAAGTCCTCACATGGAGAATTACACCTCCCCGCACATGGATAACTTCGTGAATCCTCTCATGGATAGTTACATGAACCCCAACATGGAGAGCTTTGCAAACCAGAGTCTGGACAATTACGGTGGCCAGAATATAGGGAATTTTGCCTCCCCGAATGTAGATAACTTTGCATCCCCCCCCAGTGTAGACAATTTCGCCTCGCCCAATGGGGAGAGTTTCCCCCCCCAGAACGTGGAAACGTTCGTTGGGCCTAGCGGAGAGTCCTACCCCCATGGATATTTGAACAACCTCCCTATGAATTACCTAAACGGAGGAATGACATCTGCACTGAGCAATAACAGAGGCACATCTTCTATAAATAACATGAATCAGTACTCAAACGAGCTTACTAATACATCCTCGAACATGCTGAACAGTAtagtaggaaaaaagaataaccTTCTCCTGAGTGGCATGAACAACACAGTGAGCAGCTCCAAGGGAAACTTCGGCATGAATTACATCAATGATACATTTAAGAAGGCGTCGAATTTGTTCTTAAAGACTGTCATGAGGAGGGGGACCAGAAACGcaagtggaaataaaataaaaagaaataaaaataaagagttGCTAGAAAGCAAAGGTGGAAAGTACGAAATGACATCACCATCGAAGGAAGGGAACGGAAGTGGCATGGTGCCCGATAGAGGGGGGGTAAATTACGTACTGGAAGATCCTCCTCCAGGAATagcaaaatatatacatagcgGCGAAATGGCAGAAAGGATCAAGGAGAACGATGCTGCGAGCGCATTGACAACAGCCATCGCAACTGCTATCGCAACTTCAACAAGTGGTGCGGGTACTAGTGTCCAACACATGAAGTGCCTAGAAGAACATGatacaataaaaaagaaggtaaagaaagaaaaaagaacacaagttaaaaacattaaaataaatatagacAAAATTAACCTcctcgaaaataaaaagaaaaaatatttggccGAAATTATTAGGTGCGAACTTATTTGGGGACCcacgaaaaataaagaacctATAACTCCGGTGGAGAGTTGTGAGCTACATCCTGTTGTTATCATAAAGGACCAGTATGGACATTTGTACGATGACGATGAAGACAATGAGAACAATCCCATAGGAAAAACAGTTAATATTTTCTACAGATGGAGTAGAGGACCTCCTCGAACCGTTTGCTTCTTCCATCCGCAAAAAATTGCTTGTCTTCAATGCACTGTTACCTTTAGATGCTTTTGCTCCTATGAATGTTTCATGAAAGGATTTGATCATGTGCACAAGTATTATCGAAGCAATGGTCTCATTAATATTCCTTCCCACCCAAATCTACATACCTATGGTGTGCCTTGTTCACCATTCGATTgggaaaattatgaaaaaaatatcgaatTCGATGAGAAACACTACAATTCCTTGATGCAATCTGGATTGCTGAACTCCCCGGACATGGAAAAGTGGGAAATAATTAACAACGAAAGGAACTACATCCCTTGCTTGAAGGATGTAGGGCATCAAATAATGCTAGAGACTATGTTGCTGGATAAAAATACCATGTCATCGGAGAACGGGACAACCAGCTCCGACGAATGTGAAGGTAGTAGTGTCGACGAGGACAGCAGTGAGCATGGCAGTCAGGCGGGAGAAGAAGGCACTGTTGGCGCAGTTGGTGCTGTTGACGAACTTCATAAAGGAGATGTGCGCGAGGGCAGCGATTGTAACTTGTCCTCCTCTGATGAGAAGAACccaggaaagaagaaaagccCCGCAGAGTGTGCACGTTATGCAGATGTCCAGACGAGCGAGTTAGATACGATGAACCCAGACCAGGTAGGAAGCTTGAATGAGATGCAGTATGCTGGTAACCATAAAGAGGAAGACCCGTACTCAGGGCAGTTGGCCGACGGAAGTGGCATCGCCAATGGGGATGCAGACACGCCTAACCAGAACGATGCGGGAACGAACACGGTGTTCACTTCAAAGGGAGACTCGTCGACGGAGGCAAACGCGAAGCAGCCCTTACCTATTGACGGCACGTTGAATGAGAACAATAATGTGAGTAGCTCACCAGGAGAGGAGGGCAAGGAGTTAAGCAAGGAAGAGTACACAACCAAGAGTGCCCTTAATCACGgcacaaatgaagaaagcgAAGGAAACGAAAAGAGAATGGACACTTTTGGCGTTAATGGTATGGACAACGGGGGCATCAATGACACCTTTGTGCGCAACGATGAAGCCATGTGTGTACAGAATGAAGGAGAACCGACAAGTGGATTAATCCCCCCAATTGCTGAAGCGAAGGAGGAGGGGGCAGaattgaaggagaaggacgTGGCAGCGCCTGCAAATGGAGACTCTGGAGAAAACGTCGAGGATAGGCAAACGAATCAAGGTGCCAGAAGTGGCATACCGACTAGCCCTAGTGAAAGCGCAACTGCTGAAGTGGAGAGCAAAGACGCCACAGAAAAACTCACAcacgaaggggaaaagaatcaAATCGAGCCAACCCAGGAGAATGCCCTTCagttaaagaagaagaagaagaggaaaaagaaaaaaatatacatattgGATGACCAAGTGTGGAACAACATAAGGGACCCCAACATCTATCACAAAATAATCACGGGCTGTTGCATTCCCAATGTGACTATCTCCCCGAATTATAACGTAACATGTTTTAAGAATTCCACTGTGAGCAATGTAAACAACCAGTTCACCATCATGACATGGAATGTTTTGGCTGAAATTTACGGCACCATTGAAGCCTTCCCCCACTGCGATCCCTACATGCTAGCCTGGTCCTATCGCAAGACAAAGATCATTCAGGAAATTTTGAACAACAGTCCGGACATCATCTGCCTACAG gAAATTCAGAACGAACACTTTCTGGACTTTTTCAAACCGTCCTTGGGCGAGCTTGGCTACGAAGGCGTATACAAACAGAAGACGAAGGAAATATTTACGTCCCCCTCtggaaagagaaggggaggaaaatacaCCATAGACGGATGCGCTATCTtttacaacaaaaaaaagttgaagtTTGTGGAGACTTACGCTTTAGAGTTTAGCAAGCTCATCAAGGAAGCATCAGTGTTTACATTGCCAAAGGAGGTCCAGAAGAACCCTTCATTGGTGAAGAGACTATTGAAAGATAACGTGGCGTTGGTCATATTGCTCGAATACATACAGCAGTATTCAAAAATGTATGACAGTAAGGAGGAAGGCGTGGAAAAGCCAAATAAAAATCTCATCATAGTTGCCAACACTCATATTGTAGCAAATCCTGAAGCCAATTATGTGAAAATTTGGCAAGCACAAATATTAGTAAAGGTAGTTGAATACTTGAgaataaattttataaaaaaatatgaaacgaTTCCAAGCTTAATTATATGTGGAGATTTTAACAGTACTCCTTCAAGTGCTGTTTATCAgttaatatataaaaaaacatgcaGCAGGAGTCATGAAGACTTCAGTTCAGACAAGTACAGTTTATTGACGGATCTACCCCTTGGTCACAACTTAAATTTGAAGTCAGCTTATGCTATATCCAAGTTATTGTCGCAGAAACTTAACCCCGAAGAGTATAGTTCCAAAATGGAGATTTTCGAGCCCTTGTTTACGAACTACACCGGGAACTTTATAGGGTGCTTGGACTACATCTTTTACAATGACGAAAACTTGAATATCATTTCCACCGTCAATATTGCTGATGAGAATCAGCTAATGCAAGAGGCGCACATTTACCAACTGTCGAACTGCGCTTTACCGAGCCCCATTCGCCCCTCCGACCACTTGCCCCTCATCGCCAAGTTCGAGTTCAAGATTTACTGA
- a CDS encoding 40S ribosomal protein S24, putative — translation MAEQFTIRVKKYMSNPLLQRKQFALEILHPNKGSVSKKDVKEKLAKMYKLNNVNTIVLFGFKSLFGGGRTKGFGLIYNNVDAVKKFEKKYRQIREGLITKENKPGRRAAKELKNRRKKVRGTAKTKVSGAKKK, via the exons atggcgGAGCAATTCACAATTCGtgtgaagaaatatatgaGCAACCCCCTGCTGCAAAGGAAACAGTTCGCCCTGGAAATACTACATCCCAACAAGGGCTCCGTGTCGAAGAAGGACGTAAAAGAAAAGTTAGCGAAAATGTACAAGCTCAACAACGTTAATACAATTGTACTATTCGGATTTAAATCCCTATTCGGAGGTGGAAGAACCAAAGGGTTTGGCCTCATTTACAACAACGTGGATgctgttaaaaaatttgaaaagaaatacaGACAAATAAGGGAAGGATTAATAACCAAGGAGAACAAACCAGGACGAAGGGCTGCCAAAGAATTGAAAAATCGAAGAAAGAag GTACGTGGTACGGCCAAGACAAAGGTTTCAGgagcaaagaaaaagtaa
- a CDS encoding protoheme IX farnesyltransferase, putative, with translation MLGRGCVFSTYVGKKEFQSGRSRFVTIKRPRRLFLCCDNGTHSYTCKGGGSHTERRYTTNRSAQLGLVHFYRKYLSLDKGVMLQDGEGRKHNGTSKMVNVMKFHTAKMVKIKKESRVEESSVSVTESIQVEFGPAKETNKGLIVLTDEGEKCKKYGFSRTEGSIPFCGAVTAGEFIKREEQIQETDSSNINKKGSTHMGIYPYLTGYLELSKFKLTLWVSMSSTFGYFMLGGSNLTELASLAMGVYLCSSSANTFNQIIERDIDRIMQRTKRRPLACNNKQISLRNAKIFGTLTAITGSAILYHLNNPMTALLGILNIMLYACVYTPLKRRTPYNTHVGSIVGSIPTLMGCTAVSQNLLVPEPWILFITQFLWQFPHFYSIAYLYKDDYLKGKYKMFPLQDKQNGLYTAKLCSPYLILLSSLPFLFFFCGYTSYMYTLTSLLPNLYIFYKFQAILRNPSKGNIRSFFKHSLWHIIILLALTSYHTQIPDNSRRREEASAEKNECDIPRNEGKPEELTDTPEYAITKFKKRLLKFCVVFS, from the coding sequence ATGCTTGGAAGAGGGTGTGTATTTAGCACGTATGTAGGGAAGAAGGAGTTTCAGTCGGGAAGATCTAGGTTCGTTACAATTAAGAGACCACGCAGGTTGTTCCTTTGCTGTGATAATGGAACGCACTCCTATACGTGTAAGGGGGGGGGCAGCCATACGGAGAGGAGATACACAACGAACAGAAGTGCCCAACTAGGGTTAGTACATTTTTACAGAAAGTACTTATCCCTAGATAAAGGTGTTATGCTGCAGGATGGTGAGGGAAGGAAGCACAATGGCACCTCCAAAATGGTAAATGTTATGAAATTCCATACAgccaaaatggtaaaaattaagaaggaaagcagGGTAGAGGAAAGCAGTGTCTCTGTGACAGAGTCCATCCAAGTTGAATTCGGTCCAGCGAAAGAAACCAACAAAGGTTTAATTGTCCTTActgatgaaggagaaaaatgcaaaaagtaTGGGTTCTCCAGGACGGAGGGTAGCATCCCCTTCTGCGGAGCTGTTACCGCTGGGGAGTtcataaaaagagaagaacagATCCAGGAAACAGACAGTAGTAATATAAATAAGAAGGGAAGTACCCACATGGGGATCTACCCCTACTTGACTGGTTATCTTGAATTGTCAAAATTTAAATTGACTCTGTGGGTAAGCATGAGTAGCACTTTTGGCTATTTCATGCTAGGGGGGTCTAACTTAACCGAACTTGCCTCCCTAGCCATGGGCGTATATCTTTGCAGCAGTAGCGCCAATACGTTTAACCAAATCATCGAAAGGGACATAGACCGAATAATGCAGCGTACTAAACGAAGGCCACTGGCATGTAATAATAAGCAAATATCCTTGaggaatgcaaaaatatttggTACTTTGACAGCCATCACAGGATCGGCCATATTGTACCATTTAAATAACCCCATGACAGCTCTACTTGGCATACTTAACATAATGCTCTacgcatgtgtgtatacaccCTTAAAACGGAGAACACCATACAACACGCACGTAGGGTCAATCGTTGGTTCGATTCCCACTCTAATGGGTTGCACAGCGGTGTCGCAAAACTTACTTGTCCCCGAACCATGGATACTATTCATTACACAGTTCTTGTGGCAGTTTCCGCATTTCTATTCGATAGCCTATTTATATAAAGACGATTatttaaaagggaaatataaaatgttTCCCCTCCAGGATAAACAGAATGGATTATACACAGCCAAGTTGTGTAGTCCATACTTAATTCTTTTATCATCGttaccttttttgttttttttttgtggataCACTTCTTACATGTACACTTTGACCTCCCTATTGCCCAATCTTTACATATTTTACAAGTTCCAGGCCATTTTACGAAATCCTTCCAAGGGAAACATTCgctcattttttaaacactCCCTGTGGCATATCATTATCCTGCTAGCTTTGACATCCTACCACACACAGATTCCGGATAATAgcagaagaagggaagaagcgagtgcagagaaaaatgaatgtgACATTCCCAGGAATGAGGGCAAACCAGAGGAGCTTACCGATACCCCCGAATATGCAATTACGAAATTTAAGAAGCGGCTTCTCAAATTCTGTGTAGTTTTTTCATAG
- a CDS encoding V-type proton ATPase 16 kDa proteolipid subunit, putative yields MRPCDPNSAFFGFMGIAASSIFSNLGAAYGTAKSGVGVCSVGVMRPDLIMKSILPVVMAGVLGIYGIIMSILIYGKMSPAAEYSTFSGYTHLSSGLIVGLSSLAAGLAIGIVGDAGVRANAQQNRLFIGMILILVFSETLALYGLIIGIYISISDTPKLCAPYATI; encoded by the exons ATGCGACCATGTGATCCCAATTCAGCTTTCTTTGGGTTTATGGGGATAGCCGCGTCCTCCATCTTTTCGa ACCTCGGGGCCGCCTATGGTACGGCGAAAAGTGGCGTTGGAGTGTGTAGCGTTGGTGTCATGAGGCCTGACTTAATCATGAAATCGATTTTGCCAGTGGTTATGGCTGGTGTCCTTGGAATTTACGGAATCATTATGTCTATCCTTATATATGGAAAAA TGTCCCCCGCGGCAGAGTATTCTACCTTTTCCGGATACACTCACCTTTCATCTGGACTTATAGTCGGACTGAGTTCATTG GCCGCCGGACTGGCTATCGGAATTGTTGGTGACGCTGGAGTAAGAGccaatgcgcagcaaaaCAGATTATTCATTGGAATGATTCTAATTCTTGTCTTTTCGGAAACCTTGGCGTTATATG GTTTAATTATCGGCATTTACATCTCCATCTCCGACACTCCGAAGCTTTGTGCTCCCTATGCAACCATCTAG
- a CDS encoding 50S ribosomal protein L14, mitochondrial, putative — protein sequence MMQLTQVLSGLWRQSIVRSADNSGVIKACIIGIGKNKWGTGKIGDRIRVSIRDKTNDCTIQEKTPKGIIVRRKKETKRKDGSYIKFDDNAFVIISKNKLKATKIKGPVAMETRHNCKNLARYIF from the coding sequence ATGATGCAATTGACTCAGGTTCTGAGCGGACTTTGGAGACAATCCATCGTTCGAAGCGCAGACAACAGTGGAGTCATCAAAGCATGCATAATCGGAATTGGCAAAAACAAGTGGGGTACGGGAAAAATAGGAGACCGCATTCGGGTTTCCATACGAGACAAAACAAACGATTGCACCATTCAGGAAAAAACTCCCAAGGGAATTATCgttcgaaggaaaaaagaaacgaaaaggaaagatgGCAGTTACATCAAATTCGATGACAACGCTTTTGTTATTATATCGAAGAATAAACTTAAGGCAACCAAAATAAAGGGCCCCGTTGCTATGGAGACGAGGCATAACTGTAAAAACCTTGCCAGGTACATTTTCTAA